A genomic region of Seriola aureovittata isolate HTS-2021-v1 ecotype China chromosome 21, ASM2101889v1, whole genome shotgun sequence contains the following coding sequences:
- the LOC130162173 gene encoding rho GTPase-activating protein SYDE1 isoform X2, whose translation MQEASQPAGGSTDLPAKLSGQRTYLQSLDRSSRAWVLSSGKSQASEEVCGPQEDSGSNIWYNPIPEEEDAGGPCREEEVWRRRDEREEVGATKRVGPGELGGVWVGSAEVHSSDCQLEGANPSVSHYIDDITTEKTDPPLLDCSPPSQKKGGVSGSVIDRLRSPGTVRKLSLKMKKLPELRRKLSLRSSSRVHRQGNDSRGGDELTNKNVTSSSVSNQNVISRYHLDSSAPPARPLRRSSRGRSASKGGYLSDGDSPELLPRQQGPQPMVSQEMACDVSSFRLYVGSDPPRCSQRVTGLLTIHLLGLEEMKTSRSEGSKEIFLAIQIDGVTRARTALLNLRGSALSLNHTFHLELERARQLRMVVLTPANPQAVGGTKPGTDQSQTSGAPTRNRVCCLGGVSIPPLFKGSRSQQLCVKLEPRGLLYVKLSLQEKWDTQPSTDSSAPANVFGVELHNLVEKEGSAAPVPLLIQKTVAEIERRGLKVVGLYRLCGSAAVKKELRDWFERNSSAVCLSEDLYPDINVITGILKDYLRELPSPLITRTLYQVVREAMTLRPPSGPPATPDPQLAQCTVELLSCLPPPERATLSLLLDHLSLVASYSSSNRMNHQNLAVCFGPVLLTPTQEAWRGGGGGGGRGGRGGGKGLGHGEEIASAVDFKRHIEALHYLLQQWPVPTHRIPADDHTHTSPPPSPALTHNPLGLQQQRRPALRLALPQNPEEEVVVSRRGRGGLARLESPPPINRYAGDWSVCGRDLLSGQEADYDEVAGSESDAGSGDEEEEEKKKVWSSGGGGGLYVDDFMDFDAPFNCRLSLKDFDTLIHDLDRELAKQINICL comes from the exons ATGCAGGAAGCCTCCCAGCCAGCAGGGGGCTCCACTGACCTCCCTGCTAAACTGTCCGGCCAGCGCACCTACCTGCAGAGCCTGGATCGCAGCAGCCGAGCCTGGGTGCTGTCTTCAGGAAAGTCCCAGGCCTCAGAGGAGGTCTGCGGTCCACAGGAGGACAGTGGCAGCAACATCTGGTACAACCCAAtccctgaggaggaggacgcAGGAGGTCcatgcagggaggaggaggtctggaggaggagggacgaGAGGGAGGAGGTAGGAGCAACAAAGAGGGTGGGGCCAGGAGAGCTCGGAGGGGTGTGGGTTGGGTCAGCAGAGGTTCATAGCAGTGACTGTCAACTGGAGGGTGCCAATCCAAGTGTCAGCCACTATATTGATGACATCACTACAGAAAAGACAG ACCCCCCTCTCTTAGATTGTAGCCCCCCCTCCCAAAAGAAAGGGGGCGTGTCTGGCAGTGTGATTGACAGGCTGAGGTCTCCTGGTACAGTGAGGAAACTCTCCCTAAAGATGAAGAAACTTCCTGAGCTGCGACGTAAACTCAGCCTTCGCTCATCCTCCCGCGTTCATCGGCAGGGAAATGACAGCAGGGGCGGGGATGAGTTGACCAATAAGAATGTAACATCCTCATCGGTGTCCAACCAGAATGTGATCAGCAGGTATCACCTGGATAGCTCCGCCCCTCCTGCACGACCCCTGCGGCGATCATCCAGAGGACGCTCTGCCAGTAAAGGGG gttACCTTAGTGATGGGGACTCCCCCGAGCTGCTGCCACGGCAACAAGGCCCTCAACCTATGGTTTCCCAGGAAATGGCATGCGACGTCAGTTCGTTCCGGTTGTATGTAGGCTCTGATCCACCTCGGTGCAGCCAGCGGGTGACGGGGTTACTGACCATCCACCTGCTGGGCCTCGAGGAGATGAAGACCAGCAG gtCCGAGGGCAGTAAGGAAATCTTCCTGGCCATCCAGATTGACGGGGTGACAAGAGCAAGGACCGCCCTTCTTAACCTGCGAGGTTCTGCCCTCTCATTAAACCACACCTTCCACCTGGAGCTGGAGAGAGCCCGGCAGCTCCGCATGGTGGTGCTCACACCAG ccaATCCACAGGCAGTGGGTGGGACTAAACCAGGGACGGATCAGAGTCAGACTTCAGGAGCTCCAACCAGGAACAGAGTGTGCTGTCTGGGTGGAGTCTCCATCCCTCCACTCTTTAAAG ggagtcgcagtcagcagctctgtgtgaagCTGGAGCCCAGAGGACTTCTTTATGTCAAACTGTCTCTACAAGAAAAGTGGGACACACAG CCCAGCACTGACAGCTCAGCACCTGCTAATGTGTTTGGGGTGGAACTGCACAACCTGGTGGAGAAAGAAGGTTCTGCAGCTCCAGTCCCTCTGCTGATCCAGAAGACCGTGGCAGAGATAGAGCGACGAGGACTAAAg gtgGTGGGTCTGTACAGACTGTGTGGTTCTGCAGCAGTGAAGAAGGAGCTCAGGGACTGGTTTGAGAGGAACAGTTCAGCTGTGTGTCTCAGCGAGGACCTCTACCCCGACATTAATGTCATTACAG GTATACTGAAGGACTACCTGCGAGAGCTGCCATCTCCGCTTATCACCAGGACTCTGTACCAGGTGGTCAGGGAGGCTATGACCCTACGACCCCCATCTGGCCCACCTGCAACCCCTGACCCTCAGCTGGCCCAATGCACTGTGGAGCTGTTGTCCTGTCTCCCGCCTCCAGAGAGG GCCACCCTGTCTCTCTTACTGGACCACCTCAGCCTGGTGGCATCCTACAGCTCGTCTAACAGGATGAACCATCAGAACCTTGCTGTCTGCTTCGGCCCTGTGCTCCTCACCCCGACCCAGGAGGcctggaggggaggaggaggaggaggagggagaggaggaagaggaggagggaaagggcTTGGTCATGGTGAAGAGATAGCGAGTGCTGTGGATTTTAAACGACACATTGAGGCGCTGCACTACCTGCTTCAGCAGTGGccag TTCCGACACATCGAATCCCAGCAGACGACCAtactcacacctcccctcctccctcccctgccCTTACCCATAACCCCCTGGGTCTTCAGCAGCAGCGGCGTCCTGCACTGCGATTGGCTCTGCCTCAGAATCccgaggaggaggtggtggtgtcACGTCGGGGTCGAGGCGGTCTGGCCCGGCTTGAGAGTCCGCCACCGATCAACCGGTACGCCGGGGACTGGAGCGTCTGTGGACGAGACCTTCTGTCGGGACAGGAAGCCGACTATGATGAGGTGGCAGGAAGTGAAAGTGACGCAG GCAGCGgcgatgaagaggaggaggagaagaagaaggtgtggtcatcaggaggaggaggaggtctctATGTGGACGACTTCATGGATTTTGACGCTCCGTTTAATTGCCGACTCAGCCTAAAGGACTTCGACACTCTGATCCACGACCTGGACCGAGAGCTGGCCAAACAGATCAACATCTGTCTGtag
- the LOC130162173 gene encoding rho GTPase-activating protein SYDE1 isoform X1: MAEPLLKRTFSRLRGKDRSRRKTDPKLSDVPVKSDSVLQTSSSPSSLSMTTLRTPADPDPPTPPRNHITVAKKQQWARQGSAALPTSLSLSQDCPSGISQDAPGQAWSQRLAQDKTEQSSDRTRTPCGPVSSTSVMQEASQPAGGSTDLPAKLSGQRTYLQSLDRSSRAWVLSSGKSQASEEVCGPQEDSGSNIWYNPIPEEEDAGGPCREEEVWRRRDEREEVGATKRVGPGELGGVWVGSAEVHSSDCQLEGANPSVSHYIDDITTEKTDPPLLDCSPPSQKKGGVSGSVIDRLRSPGTVRKLSLKMKKLPELRRKLSLRSSSRVHRQGNDSRGGDELTNKNVTSSSVSNQNVISRYHLDSSAPPARPLRRSSRGRSASKGGYLSDGDSPELLPRQQGPQPMVSQEMACDVSSFRLYVGSDPPRCSQRVTGLLTIHLLGLEEMKTSRSEGSKEIFLAIQIDGVTRARTALLNLRGSALSLNHTFHLELERARQLRMVVLTPANPQAVGGTKPGTDQSQTSGAPTRNRVCCLGGVSIPPLFKGSRSQQLCVKLEPRGLLYVKLSLQEKWDTQPSTDSSAPANVFGVELHNLVEKEGSAAPVPLLIQKTVAEIERRGLKVVGLYRLCGSAAVKKELRDWFERNSSAVCLSEDLYPDINVITGILKDYLRELPSPLITRTLYQVVREAMTLRPPSGPPATPDPQLAQCTVELLSCLPPPERATLSLLLDHLSLVASYSSSNRMNHQNLAVCFGPVLLTPTQEAWRGGGGGGGRGGRGGGKGLGHGEEIASAVDFKRHIEALHYLLQQWPVPTHRIPADDHTHTSPPPSPALTHNPLGLQQQRRPALRLALPQNPEEEVVVSRRGRGGLARLESPPPINRYAGDWSVCGRDLLSGQEADYDEVAGSESDAGSGDEEEEEKKKVWSSGGGGGLYVDDFMDFDAPFNCRLSLKDFDTLIHDLDRELAKQINICL; the protein is encoded by the exons ATGGCTGAGCCCCTGCTGAAGAGGACCTTCTCTAGGCTGAGAGGCAAAGACAGATCCCGCAGGAAGACTGACCCAAAACTGAGTG atgTTCCAGTCAAGTCCGACTCTGTTCTCCAGActtcttcatcaccatcatcactctCAATGACAACATTGAGAACTCCCGCCGACCCTGatccccccacacccccacgTAACCACATCACTGTTGCTAAGAAACAGCAGTGGGCGAGACAGggctctgcagctctgcccaCATCCCTGTCCTTGAGCCAGGACTGCCCATCAGGGATATCCCAAGATGCACCTGGGCAGGCCTGGAGCCAGAGGCTAGCTCAGGACAAG ACCGAGCAGAGCAGTGACAGGACCAGAACCCCCTGTGGTCCTGTCAGTTCTACGTCAGTAATGCAGGAAGCCTCCCAGCCAGCAGGGGGCTCCACTGACCTCCCTGCTAAACTGTCCGGCCAGCGCACCTACCTGCAGAGCCTGGATCGCAGCAGCCGAGCCTGGGTGCTGTCTTCAGGAAAGTCCCAGGCCTCAGAGGAGGTCTGCGGTCCACAGGAGGACAGTGGCAGCAACATCTGGTACAACCCAAtccctgaggaggaggacgcAGGAGGTCcatgcagggaggaggaggtctggaggaggagggacgaGAGGGAGGAGGTAGGAGCAACAAAGAGGGTGGGGCCAGGAGAGCTCGGAGGGGTGTGGGTTGGGTCAGCAGAGGTTCATAGCAGTGACTGTCAACTGGAGGGTGCCAATCCAAGTGTCAGCCACTATATTGATGACATCACTACAGAAAAGACAG ACCCCCCTCTCTTAGATTGTAGCCCCCCCTCCCAAAAGAAAGGGGGCGTGTCTGGCAGTGTGATTGACAGGCTGAGGTCTCCTGGTACAGTGAGGAAACTCTCCCTAAAGATGAAGAAACTTCCTGAGCTGCGACGTAAACTCAGCCTTCGCTCATCCTCCCGCGTTCATCGGCAGGGAAATGACAGCAGGGGCGGGGATGAGTTGACCAATAAGAATGTAACATCCTCATCGGTGTCCAACCAGAATGTGATCAGCAGGTATCACCTGGATAGCTCCGCCCCTCCTGCACGACCCCTGCGGCGATCATCCAGAGGACGCTCTGCCAGTAAAGGGG gttACCTTAGTGATGGGGACTCCCCCGAGCTGCTGCCACGGCAACAAGGCCCTCAACCTATGGTTTCCCAGGAAATGGCATGCGACGTCAGTTCGTTCCGGTTGTATGTAGGCTCTGATCCACCTCGGTGCAGCCAGCGGGTGACGGGGTTACTGACCATCCACCTGCTGGGCCTCGAGGAGATGAAGACCAGCAG gtCCGAGGGCAGTAAGGAAATCTTCCTGGCCATCCAGATTGACGGGGTGACAAGAGCAAGGACCGCCCTTCTTAACCTGCGAGGTTCTGCCCTCTCATTAAACCACACCTTCCACCTGGAGCTGGAGAGAGCCCGGCAGCTCCGCATGGTGGTGCTCACACCAG ccaATCCACAGGCAGTGGGTGGGACTAAACCAGGGACGGATCAGAGTCAGACTTCAGGAGCTCCAACCAGGAACAGAGTGTGCTGTCTGGGTGGAGTCTCCATCCCTCCACTCTTTAAAG ggagtcgcagtcagcagctctgtgtgaagCTGGAGCCCAGAGGACTTCTTTATGTCAAACTGTCTCTACAAGAAAAGTGGGACACACAG CCCAGCACTGACAGCTCAGCACCTGCTAATGTGTTTGGGGTGGAACTGCACAACCTGGTGGAGAAAGAAGGTTCTGCAGCTCCAGTCCCTCTGCTGATCCAGAAGACCGTGGCAGAGATAGAGCGACGAGGACTAAAg gtgGTGGGTCTGTACAGACTGTGTGGTTCTGCAGCAGTGAAGAAGGAGCTCAGGGACTGGTTTGAGAGGAACAGTTCAGCTGTGTGTCTCAGCGAGGACCTCTACCCCGACATTAATGTCATTACAG GTATACTGAAGGACTACCTGCGAGAGCTGCCATCTCCGCTTATCACCAGGACTCTGTACCAGGTGGTCAGGGAGGCTATGACCCTACGACCCCCATCTGGCCCACCTGCAACCCCTGACCCTCAGCTGGCCCAATGCACTGTGGAGCTGTTGTCCTGTCTCCCGCCTCCAGAGAGG GCCACCCTGTCTCTCTTACTGGACCACCTCAGCCTGGTGGCATCCTACAGCTCGTCTAACAGGATGAACCATCAGAACCTTGCTGTCTGCTTCGGCCCTGTGCTCCTCACCCCGACCCAGGAGGcctggaggggaggaggaggaggaggagggagaggaggaagaggaggagggaaagggcTTGGTCATGGTGAAGAGATAGCGAGTGCTGTGGATTTTAAACGACACATTGAGGCGCTGCACTACCTGCTTCAGCAGTGGccag TTCCGACACATCGAATCCCAGCAGACGACCAtactcacacctcccctcctccctcccctgccCTTACCCATAACCCCCTGGGTCTTCAGCAGCAGCGGCGTCCTGCACTGCGATTGGCTCTGCCTCAGAATCccgaggaggaggtggtggtgtcACGTCGGGGTCGAGGCGGTCTGGCCCGGCTTGAGAGTCCGCCACCGATCAACCGGTACGCCGGGGACTGGAGCGTCTGTGGACGAGACCTTCTGTCGGGACAGGAAGCCGACTATGATGAGGTGGCAGGAAGTGAAAGTGACGCAG GCAGCGgcgatgaagaggaggaggagaagaagaaggtgtggtcatcaggaggaggaggaggtctctATGTGGACGACTTCATGGATTTTGACGCTCCGTTTAATTGCCGACTCAGCCTAAAGGACTTCGACACTCTGATCCACGACCTGGACCGAGAGCTGGCCAAACAGATCAACATCTGTCTGtag